The following proteins are co-located in the Gavia stellata isolate bGavSte3 chromosome 18, bGavSte3.hap2, whole genome shotgun sequence genome:
- the ARPC1B gene encoding actin-related protein 2/3 complex subunit 1B, with protein MAYHSFLLEPISCHAWNKDRTQIALCPNNHEVHIYRKDGAKWSKVHELKEHNGQVTGIDWAPESNRLVTCGTDRNAYVWTLKGNVWKPTLVILRINRAARCVKWSPKENKFAVGSGSRLISICYFEQENDWWVCKHIKKPIRSTVLSLDWHPNNVLLAAGSCDFKCRIFSAYIKEVEERPSPTPWGSKMPFGELMFESSSSCGWVHSICFSASGARVAWVSHDSTLCLADANKKMAVTALCTETLPLLAVTFITENSLVAAGHDCYPMLFTYEESQGALTFGGKLDVPKQSSQRGLTARERFQNLDKKASSDTANATLDTLHKNSISQISVLVGGKANCSQFCTTGMDGGMSIWDVKSLESALKDLKIK; from the exons ATGGCCTACCACAGCTTCCTGCTGGAGCCCATCAGCTGCCACGCCTGGAACAAGGACCGGACCC AGATCGCCCTCTGCCCCAACAACCACGAGGTCCACATCTACCGCAAGGATGGGGCCAAGTGGAGCAAAGTCCACGAGCTGAAGGAGCACAACGGGCAGGTGACGG GCATCGACTGGGCCCCTGAGAGCAACCGGCTGGTGACATGCGGGACCGACCGCAACGCCTACGTCTGGACCCTGAAGGGCAACGTCTGGAAACCCACCCTGGTCATCCTGCGGATCAACCGGGCCGCCCGCTGCGTCAAGTGGTCCCCCAAGGAGAACAAGTTCGCCGTGGGCAGCGGCTCCCGGCTCATCTCCATCTGCTActttgagcaggagaacgacTG GTGGGTTTGCAAGCACATCAAGAAGCCCATCCGCTCAACGGTGCTCAGCCTCGACTGGCACCCCAACAACGTCCTCCTGGCCGCCGGCTCCTGTGACTTCAAGTGCCG gatCTTCTCAGCCTACATCAAGGAGGTGGAGGAGCGGCCCAGCCCCACGCCGTGGGGCTCCAAGATGCCCTTCGGGGAGCTGATGTTCGAGTCGAGCAGCAGCTGCGGGTGGGTGCACAGCATCTGCTTCTCGGCCAGCGGCGCCCGCGTGGCCTGGGTGAGCCACGACAGCACCCTCTGCCTCGCCGATGCCAACAAGAAGATGGC CGTCACCGCCCTGTGCACCGAGACCCTGCCCCTCCTGGCTGTCACCTTCATCACCGAAAACAGCCTGGTGGCCGCG GGCCACGACTGCTACCCAATGCTGTTCACCTACGAGGAGAGCCAGGGCGCGCTGACCTTCGGGGGGAAGCTGGACGTCCCCAAGCAGAGTTCCCAACGCGGCCTCACCGCCCGTGAGCGCTTCCAGAACTTGGACAAGAAAGCAAGCTCGGACACCGCCAACGCCACGCTGGACACCCTGCACAAGAACAGCATCAG CCAGATCTCGGTGCTGGTGGGTGGGAAGGCCAACTGCTCGCAGTTCTGCACCACGGGGATGGACGGTGGCATGAGCATCTGGGATGTCAAG AGCCTGGAGTCGGCGCTGAAGGATCTCAAGATCAAATGA